Sequence from the Pseudoalteromonas espejiana DSM 9414 genome:
AAAGTTTTAATTTAGTGTAATTTTTGATTTATATACGAGGCATTTAATAATATAACCGTTCGAATTTAAAGCAAATAAAGGTATTATTAATTTAAGTTTGTACTGATAAAAGGGAAGTGAATGAGTAGCAAAATTAAAGCGTCGTTATTTAATCATTTAATAGATTCTGAGCGGCAACTATTAGACCCAGATGTACGCCAATCAAGGGATGCATTAAATGCCTTGCTCGATGATGAGTTTATTGAAATTGCAGCTAATGGCACTGTGTTCGATAAACATCATGTAATTACCCGCTTACCTACTGAAGTTGTGCCACAGTTTTATAATCAGCACTTTAAAGGGCGAATGCTTAGCGATGATGTAGCACAAATTAGTTATCAAGCTGCTTATAGGCGCTCAGCCAGGAGTGAATTTAATTATTCCCTACGTATGTCGCTTTGGCGTAAAAGTAACGAACAATGGAAAATGGTATTTCATCAAGGAACGCCGTGCGCGCTATTTACCATATCAATGGATGATGATTAACTGCTCTTATTAACGCTTTAAATTTTATAGGTAAACCACACCTTGTTTATGCAAACCGATCCTACTATTAGTCGCCTTTTAATGCTGCGTAGTGGCGCTATTGTTGTGCAGTTAATTGCTGTACTGAGCGTGTATTTTTTATTAGAGCACCAAATAGCGTTACTGCCTTTATTAGTGGTAATAGCGATAGAGGCTATATTTCAATTAGTGAGCGTATTTGCCTATCGAAATGTAAGCCAAGCTCGCCCTGTTGGCATGTTAATGCAGCTCACTGCTGATGTGCTGTTTTTAACAATTTTGCTTTCATTAAGTGGTGGCGCAACCAATGCGTTTGTGTCGTTACTGCTATTACCTATAATGATTGCAGCTGTAACGCTGCGTGAAAAAGGACTCGCTTATATAGCAGTACTTGCTATTGCCGCTTATAGCTTTTTATTAATTAGAATGCCCGATCATAGTATGCATCAAATGAATATGAGTGGGCACTTTATAGGCATGTGGGTAAATTTTGTTTTAAGCGCAAGCGTAATCGCCCTCGTTATTGGCGCTATGAGTAGAGCATTAAAAGAGCGCGAACGCACAATAGCCAAAGCTCGCGAAAAACAATTACGCAACGAGCAACTGGTAAGC
This genomic interval carries:
- a CDS encoding DUF4440 domain-containing protein, translated to MSSKIKASLFNHLIDSERQLLDPDVRQSRDALNALLDDEFIEIAANGTVFDKHHVITRLPTEVVPQFYNQHFKGRMLSDDVAQISYQAAYRRSARSEFNYSLRMSLWRKSNEQWKMVFHQGTPCALFTISMDDD